A genomic stretch from Acetobacter ascendens includes:
- the atpD gene encoding F0F1 ATP synthase subunit beta: MSDTTTQTQAPAATKTNAVGRITEIKGPVVDVQFEGELPKILNALHVKLGDQTLVLEVAQEIGEHEVRCIAMDSTDGLVRGAEVADTGAQITVPVGPETLGRILNVIGEPIDEKGPIPTSRRAPIHRQAPSFEDQAAASEILMTGIKVVDLLCPYLKGGKIGLFGGAGVGKTVIIQELINNIAKAHGGVSVFAGVGERTREGNDLYYEMQDAGVIKLGENGSTEGSKVALVFGQMNEPPGARARVALTGLTLAEYFRDEENQDVLFFVDNIFRFTQAGSEVSALLGRIPSAVGYQPTLATEMGALQERITSTKKGSITSVQAVYVPADDLTDPAPAATFAHLDATTVLNRSIAEMGIYPAVDPLDSTSRALDPQIVGQEHYDVACEVQRILQTYKSLQDIIAILGMDELSEDDKLVVARARRIQRFLSQPFHVAEVFTGAPGKLVSVADTVRSFKAICAGEYDDLPEAAFYMVGSIEDVVAKAEKMRESV; this comes from the coding sequence ATGTCGGATACCACAACCCAGACCCAGGCCCCTGCGGCCACGAAGACCAATGCAGTTGGCCGCATTACCGAGATTAAGGGCCCGGTTGTTGACGTGCAGTTCGAAGGTGAACTGCCTAAAATTCTGAATGCCTTGCACGTCAAGCTTGGTGATCAGACACTGGTGCTGGAAGTTGCCCAGGAAATTGGTGAGCACGAAGTGCGCTGCATTGCCATGGACAGCACAGACGGTTTGGTCCGTGGTGCAGAAGTGGCTGATACAGGCGCACAGATTACTGTGCCGGTTGGTCCGGAAACACTTGGCCGTATCCTGAACGTTATTGGTGAGCCGATTGACGAAAAAGGTCCTATCCCGACCTCTCGTCGTGCCCCTATTCACCGTCAGGCACCTTCCTTCGAAGATCAGGCTGCCGCATCAGAAATCCTGATGACCGGTATTAAGGTTGTTGATCTGCTTTGCCCCTACCTTAAAGGTGGTAAGATCGGCCTGTTCGGTGGTGCCGGTGTGGGCAAGACCGTTATTATTCAGGAACTGATTAACAATATCGCAAAGGCGCACGGTGGTGTGTCTGTATTTGCTGGTGTTGGTGAACGTACCCGTGAAGGGAACGACCTGTATTACGAAATGCAGGATGCTGGCGTTATTAAGCTGGGTGAAAACGGTTCTACCGAAGGCTCCAAAGTGGCGCTTGTGTTCGGGCAAATGAACGAACCGCCGGGTGCACGTGCTCGTGTTGCTCTGACGGGTCTGACACTGGCTGAATATTTCCGTGACGAAGAAAATCAGGACGTTCTGTTCTTCGTTGATAACATTTTCCGCTTTACGCAGGCTGGTTCGGAAGTGTCCGCTCTGCTGGGTCGTATTCCTTCTGCTGTGGGTTATCAGCCTACGCTGGCTACGGAAATGGGTGCACTGCAGGAACGTATTACGTCCACCAAAAAGGGTTCCATTACGTCTGTGCAGGCCGTGTACGTGCCAGCCGATGACTTGACTGACCCCGCTCCAGCCGCAACTTTTGCCCACTTGGATGCAACTACGGTTCTTAACCGTTCAATTGCAGAAATGGGTATTTACCCTGCTGTGGATCCGCTGGATTCCACATCACGTGCTCTGGACCCGCAGATTGTTGGTCAGGAACATTACGATGTGGCTTGTGAAGTGCAGCGTATTCTGCAGACCTACAAATCTTTGCAGGACATCATCGCCATTCTGGGTATGGATGAACTGTCTGAAGACGATAAGCTGGTCGTGGCACGCGCCCGTCGTATCCAGCGCTTCCTGTCTCAGCCGTTCCATGTGGCAGAAGTATTTACAGGTGCACCGGGTAAGCTGGTTTCCGTGGCTGATACTGTGCGTTCCTTTAAAGCCATCTGTGCTGGTGAATATGACGATCTGCCAGAAGCTGCCTTCTACATGGTAGGTTCTATCGAAGACGTTGTTGCCAAAGCAGAAAAAATGAGAGAGTCGGTTTAA
- the atpC gene encoding ATP synthase F1 subunit epsilon, translated as MPIQIEIISPEKVLVSREVDMAVLPGMEGDIAAMPERAPMMLLLRGGIVALYEGDTVKDRYFVGGGFADITPTRCTVLADKAVPVSEISIDNATAQLEALSEAWDQADKTDTTRLSVLQDQIQAVRAEIEAGSPAS; from the coding sequence ATGCCGATCCAGATTGAGATAATCAGTCCTGAAAAGGTTCTGGTGTCGCGTGAAGTAGATATGGCTGTTCTGCCTGGTATGGAAGGTGATATTGCCGCCATGCCAGAACGGGCACCCATGATGCTTCTTCTGCGTGGTGGTATTGTTGCCCTGTATGAAGGGGATACAGTGAAGGATCGCTACTTTGTTGGCGGTGGCTTTGCAGACATTACTCCCACACGCTGCACCGTACTGGCTGACAAGGCTGTGCCGGTAAGCGAAATTTCTATCGATAATGCGACAGCTCAGCTGGAGGCATTGTCTGAAGCTTGGGATCAGGCAGATAAAACGGATACAACCCGTTTGAGCGTGCTGCAGGATCAAATTCAGGCTGTACGTGCTGAAATCGAGGCAGGCTCTCCTGCTAGCTAA
- the queF gene encoding preQ(1) synthase: protein MTSTDDGRDQLTQLGKQVAAPQSPEEAILERVPAPYPDKHYLVRFTAPEFTSLCPITGQPDFAHIVIDYVPDKWIVESKSLKLYLTSFRNHGAFHEACSIQIANTLVERLAPRWLRIGAYWYPRGGIPIDVFWQTGEPPAGVWVPEQDVPTYRGRG, encoded by the coding sequence ATGACCTCAACCGATGATGGCCGCGACCAGTTGACCCAGCTTGGAAAGCAAGTTGCTGCCCCACAAAGCCCAGAAGAAGCCATTCTGGAACGCGTGCCTGCCCCTTATCCAGACAAACACTATCTGGTACGCTTTACTGCTCCAGAATTTACGTCGCTTTGCCCCATTACCGGCCAGCCGGACTTTGCGCATATTGTTATTGATTATGTGCCGGATAAATGGATTGTAGAAAGCAAATCACTCAAACTGTATCTAACCAGCTTTCGTAACCACGGCGCTTTCCATGAAGCTTGCTCCATCCAGATTGCAAATACTCTTGTTGAAAGGTTAGCACCCCGCTGGCTGAGAATAGGTGCTTACTGGTATCCTCGCGGTGGCATTCCCATTGATGTATTCTGGCAAACGGGTGAACCACCTGCTGGCGTATGGGTTCCTGAACAAGATGTGCCCACCTATCGTGGGCGCGGCTAA
- the rnd gene encoding ribonuclease D, whose product MARSATPEFPPARLISSTQELEAALAPFHNESFVTVDTEFMREQTYWPELCLVQIGATHDIVLIDALAEGIDLTPLKNLFADTSVLKVFHAARQDLEIFLHLFDALPTPLFDTQVAAMVAGFGDQVGYDSLVGSLTGHMIDKSHRFTDWSVRPLSPAQLTYAAGDVTWLRLVYERLVKKLEQEQRLDWVAAEMAELEDPATFRPDPEKQWERLRARTNNRRMLAVLRAIAALREREAQRVNVPRQRLVKDESLLEIAATTPATSEALTRVRGVSRGLAEGRTGQALLQAIKQAQALPDSELPRSPRNKSKDTPRPSASLVALLKVLLTSCCEKHDVAPRLVASTDDLDALALDPSQPHAVLAGWRRKVFGETAQALCEGKIALCVKSGRVVAIPQNTDVPSA is encoded by the coding sequence ATGGCCAGATCAGCAACACCTGAATTCCCTCCCGCGCGCCTTATTTCCTCTACTCAGGAGTTAGAGGCGGCTCTTGCACCCTTTCATAACGAAAGCTTCGTAACGGTTGATACGGAGTTTATGCGGGAGCAAACATACTGGCCAGAACTCTGTCTGGTTCAGATTGGCGCGACTCATGATATCGTGCTGATAGATGCGCTGGCTGAAGGTATTGATCTTACTCCGCTGAAAAATCTTTTTGCAGATACGTCGGTGCTGAAGGTATTTCATGCTGCTCGGCAGGATCTGGAAATTTTTCTGCATCTGTTTGATGCGTTGCCAACACCCCTTTTTGATACACAAGTTGCGGCAATGGTTGCCGGTTTTGGGGATCAGGTAGGGTATGACAGTCTGGTTGGTTCTTTAACCGGACATATGATTGATAAAAGCCATCGCTTTACAGATTGGTCTGTGCGTCCTCTATCTCCAGCCCAGCTTACATATGCTGCGGGGGATGTTACGTGGCTGCGGTTGGTTTATGAGCGGCTTGTTAAAAAACTGGAGCAGGAACAGCGTCTGGATTGGGTTGCGGCTGAAATGGCCGAGCTGGAAGATCCCGCTACATTTCGCCCTGACCCAGAAAAACAGTGGGAGCGTTTGCGCGCGCGCACCAACAATCGGCGTATGCTTGCTGTCTTGCGTGCTATTGCCGCCTTGCGCGAACGTGAAGCCCAGCGCGTAAATGTTCCGCGCCAACGGCTTGTAAAAGATGAAAGCCTGCTGGAAATTGCGGCAACGACTCCGGCAACATCCGAAGCTTTAACCCGTGTTCGCGGTGTTTCTCGTGGGTTGGCAGAAGGACGCACAGGGCAGGCTTTGTTGCAAGCTATCAAGCAGGCGCAGGCTTTGCCAGATTCGGAACTGCCACGTTCTCCACGTAACAAGAGCAAGGATACACCAAGGCCTTCTGCATCGTTGGTGGCATTGTTGAAGGTGCTTTTAACATCTTGCTGTGAAAAGCATGATGTAGCGCCGCGCTTGGTGGCATCAACAGACGATCTGGATGCCTTGGCGCTTGATCCTTCTCAGCCACATGCTGTGTTGGCTGGGTGGCGGCGTAAGGTGTTTGGTGAAACAGCACAGGCTTTGTGTGAAGGAAAAATAGCACTTTGCGTAAAGTCTGGCCGCGTTGTGGCTATTCCACAGAATACGGATGTACCTTCTGCTTAA
- a CDS encoding adenosine kinase: MTVSDVKYDILGIGNAITDILARVEPAFLQKQGLTPGSMTLIDADRANTLQALLAPEQIMGGGSVANSCVVAAQFGARVAYLGKVARDDAGKQFTEDMRGNGITFPSAPLNTQVFDNLPTARCIVMVTPDGQRTMATYLGACTCFTPEDVLPDMIADSSIVYLEGYLFDPPHAQEAFRRAAALAHAAGRKVALSLSDPFCVGRHRQAFLDLVKGHVDILFANEDEICALYETENFDIAARHTAQDTTFAALTRSGLGSVVLHDGQMTKVAPVPTQVVDTTGAGDAYAAGFMAGLTSGRTLPECGRLASVAASEIISHYGARPLSNLWEEMGF; encoded by the coding sequence ATGACTGTTTCAGATGTAAAATATGACATCCTCGGCATTGGTAATGCCATTACGGATATTCTTGCCCGTGTAGAACCCGCTTTTCTGCAAAAACAAGGCTTAACCCCCGGCAGCATGACGCTGATTGATGCTGACCGTGCTAACACATTGCAGGCTCTTCTTGCTCCAGAACAGATTATGGGCGGTGGTTCTGTGGCAAATAGCTGTGTTGTGGCTGCTCAGTTTGGCGCACGCGTTGCTTATCTGGGCAAAGTTGCGCGCGATGATGCAGGTAAGCAATTTACCGAAGATATGCGTGGCAATGGCATTACCTTTCCATCTGCACCGTTGAACACGCAGGTTTTTGATAATCTGCCAACAGCACGTTGCATTGTTATGGTTACGCCAGATGGGCAGCGCACCATGGCAACCTATCTGGGCGCATGCACCTGTTTTACGCCAGAAGATGTACTGCCAGACATGATTGCAGACTCCAGCATTGTGTATCTGGAAGGGTATCTGTTTGATCCACCGCATGCGCAAGAAGCATTCCGCCGTGCAGCAGCTCTGGCGCACGCAGCTGGGCGCAAAGTAGCTCTTTCTCTTTCAGACCCATTCTGCGTTGGTCGTCACCGTCAGGCTTTTTTAGATCTGGTGAAGGGCCATGTGGACATTCTCTTTGCCAATGAGGATGAAATCTGCGCTCTGTACGAAACAGAAAACTTTGACATTGCCGCACGCCATACCGCACAAGACACAACCTTTGCAGCACTCACACGCTCCGGCTTAGGAAGTGTTGTGCTACATGATGGACAAATGACCAAGGTTGCCCCTGTACCAACTCAGGTCGTGGATACAACAGGGGCTGGGGATGCCTACGCTGCCGGCTTTATGGCAGGCCTGACATCTGGCCGGACATTGCCAGAATGTGGCCGTCTGGCTTCAGTCGCGGCTTCTGAAATTATCTCACACTACGGCGCACGCCCACTTTCCAACCTCTGGGAAGAAATGGGCTTTTAA
- a CDS encoding bactofilin family protein: MLEQWGPSNSEQPARRGIFLFKRRKPEDNRPSEQSGSASQAGAQRSAGGFGSIFSSNPAGTPAKPAPRPETDTVKETSSMGRAPLPSGSPLPSGAGMPPFPGAAAARGMPQQPQQPKKDEPEQRTLVVGRGISVQGTVQDAERLVVEGTVESSMITAKELVVKPGGLFRGGVEVENAEIAGTVDGTLTARGSLTLQGSGRLLGKAACHRLKVEDGGQITGQLEMLSGDSASKPSSAAPAPEKPAAAEG, from the coding sequence GTGCTTGAGCAGTGGGGCCCGTCCAATAGTGAACAGCCAGCAAGGCGGGGGATTTTCTTGTTTAAAAGACGTAAGCCCGAAGATAATCGGCCATCTGAGCAGTCTGGTTCCGCCAGTCAGGCGGGCGCGCAGCGTTCCGCTGGCGGGTTTGGTTCCATTTTTTCTTCTAATCCAGCGGGAACGCCAGCAAAACCTGCGCCCCGCCCTGAGACAGATACAGTAAAGGAGACCTCATCCATGGGTCGTGCGCCTCTTCCTTCCGGTTCCCCTCTTCCTTCCGGTGCTGGTATGCCGCCTTTTCCGGGTGCGGCAGCAGCGCGTGGCATGCCGCAGCAACCTCAGCAGCCTAAAAAGGATGAGCCGGAACAGCGCACTTTGGTGGTTGGGCGTGGCATTAGTGTGCAGGGAACGGTGCAGGACGCAGAACGCCTTGTGGTTGAAGGCACTGTTGAATCCAGCATGATTACGGCCAAGGAACTGGTGGTTAAGCCCGGTGGCTTGTTCCGCGGTGGTGTGGAAGTGGAAAATGCAGAAATTGCTGGCACTGTTGATGGCACGCTGACCGCTCGTGGTAGCTTGACACTACAGGGCAGTGGCCGCTTGCTTGGCAAGGCAGCCTGCCACCGCCTGAAGGTTGAAGATGGTGGCCAGATTACTGGTCAGTTGGAAATGCTGAGCGGTGATTCTGCTTCTAAGCCTTCTTCAGCAGCGCCCGCACCAGAAAAGCCAGCAGCAGCCGAAGGCTGA
- a CDS encoding GcrA family cell cycle regulator produces the protein MEWTEEIIAQLKALWAEGLSTAEIGRRLSITKNAVVGKAHRLGLPPRPSPIRRNAKPKTAEKADTPAAATPATAQTAAPAQPVKQAEALPMGETEKQPSALPVPARSTPPAATAAPAAEEKPAKKEKPAASSKSKPKAPLRSISDPEPQKRRGPSCCWPIGDPGTPGFHFCGATPIPGKPYCEEHAQIAYVRLRDRRDNVA, from the coding sequence ATGGAGTGGACCGAAGAAATTATCGCCCAGCTCAAGGCATTATGGGCGGAAGGTCTTTCAACGGCAGAAATTGGTAGGCGTCTTTCCATCACCAAAAATGCGGTTGTCGGAAAGGCGCATCGTTTGGGATTGCCGCCACGGCCATCCCCCATTCGACGGAATGCCAAGCCCAAAACTGCAGAAAAGGCCGATACTCCCGCAGCAGCCACTCCGGCTACGGCACAAACGGCAGCACCTGCCCAGCCTGTAAAACAGGCCGAAGCACTTCCTATGGGTGAAACAGAAAAACAGCCATCTGCACTGCCAGTTCCTGCACGTTCTACACCACCGGCTGCAACCGCTGCCCCTGCGGCAGAAGAAAAACCTGCAAAAAAGGAAAAACCTGCGGCTTCAAGCAAAAGCAAGCCCAAGGCCCCTTTGCGCAGTATTTCTGATCCAGAACCACAAAAACGCCGTGGCCCATCTTGCTGCTGGCCGATCGGAGACCCAGGCACACCGGGCTTCCATTTTTGTGGTGCCACCCCGATACCGGGCAAACCATATTGTGAGGAACATGCGCAGATTGCCTATGTAAGGCTGCGCGACAGGCGCGATAACGTCGCCTAA
- a CDS encoding amino acid permease: MPDKTSTPHATPSHTSEGYHRALNKRQIQMISIGGAIGTGLFLGAGGRLQAVGPSLALIYLVCGIFCFLMLRALGELVMYHPTSGSFVSYTLEFLGPKASYIAGAMSFFNWAMTGIVDITAVALYMHFWGTFAHMPQWVFAMLALLLITGMNLIGVKWFGEMEFWFSLIKIVALVLFLIIGSAILGLRVPIDHHTTGLNLITQHGGLFPHGILPALALTQGVIFAYSGIEMIGTAAGECQDVRTVLPTAINNVMWRIAIFYVGTVTLLVLLLPWSAYQAGTSPFVTFFSHLGISGVDSIMNIVVLTAALSSLNSGLYSTGRVLRALALNGSAPRYLTHMSKQSVPSAAILTTVGIYLVGVFLNYLLPSQIFEIVLNLASLGIISTWCFILLSQIKLRQAINAGRIAPTGFAMPGAPFTSWATILFFCSIIVLMAFDYPTGSFSVACIPILAIILFVGWKAFSHKPIHLVPPTQSSITLTDDLLGTSDTPNKQG, encoded by the coding sequence ATGCCCGACAAAACCTCCACTCCGCACGCAACGCCATCACATACATCAGAAGGTTATCATCGCGCTCTCAATAAACGGCAGATTCAGATGATCTCCATTGGGGGCGCTATTGGTACTGGCTTGTTTTTAGGCGCAGGTGGACGTCTGCAAGCAGTAGGGCCTTCGTTGGCTCTTATTTACTTGGTATGCGGGATTTTCTGTTTTCTCATGCTGCGTGCTTTGGGTGAGTTGGTCATGTATCACCCAACCAGCGGTAGCTTTGTTTCCTATACCTTAGAATTTCTAGGCCCCAAGGCATCTTACATTGCTGGTGCCATGTCTTTTTTCAACTGGGCTATGACAGGCATTGTCGATATCACCGCCGTAGCGCTTTACATGCACTTCTGGGGCACTTTTGCGCATATGCCCCAATGGGTATTTGCCATGCTGGCACTCTTGCTCATAACTGGCATGAACCTGATTGGCGTGAAATGGTTTGGGGAAATGGAGTTCTGGTTTTCCCTTATCAAAATTGTAGCGCTGGTTCTCTTTCTGATTATCGGAAGCGCTATTTTGGGCCTGCGTGTACCCATAGATCATCACACAACCGGTTTGAACCTGATTACACAGCATGGCGGCTTGTTCCCTCATGGCATCTTGCCTGCACTGGCACTCACTCAAGGGGTTATTTTTGCCTATTCAGGTATAGAAATGATCGGTACTGCCGCTGGTGAATGTCAGGATGTGCGCACCGTTCTGCCCACTGCCATCAATAACGTAATGTGGCGCATTGCTATTTTTTATGTTGGCACTGTTACTCTGCTGGTTCTTCTGCTGCCTTGGTCTGCTTATCAGGCAGGCACCAGCCCATTTGTGACATTTTTCTCCCATCTGGGTATATCGGGCGTGGATTCCATTATGAACATTGTGGTGCTTACGGCAGCGCTCTCCAGCCTGAACTCTGGCCTGTATTCCACCGGTCGTGTTCTACGCGCTCTGGCACTTAATGGCTCCGCTCCGCGTTACCTTACGCATATGAGCAAACAATCCGTTCCTTCTGCCGCCATTCTCACAACTGTAGGTATCTATCTTGTTGGCGTTTTTCTGAACTATTTGCTGCCTTCGCAAATCTTTGAAATTGTTCTTAATCTGGCCTCTCTGGGGATTATCAGCACATGGTGCTTTATCCTGCTCAGCCAGATCAAGCTACGGCAAGCCATCAACGCAGGCCGCATTGCCCCTACCGGATTTGCCATGCCAGGTGCGCCATTTACATCTTGGGCAACCATTTTGTTTTTTTGCAGCATCATTGTGCTTATGGCATTTGATTACCCAACAGGATCATTCTCTGTGGCCTGTATTCCTATTCTGGCCATCATCCTATTTGTGGGCTGGAAGGCCTTCAGCCACAAACCCATTCATCTTGTTCCTCCCACACAATCTTCCATCACCCTGACAGATGATTTACTGGGAACATCAGATACTCCAAACAAGCAGGGTTAG
- a CDS encoding sulfate/molybdate ABC transporter ATP-binding protein has protein sequence MSVNLHSFTQYAPGSSRKILDDINLTVEDGAFIALVGPSGAGKTSLLRAIGGLSPVYEGQLLIDDLPIGHSDLPKRKTGFVFQNYALFRHMSVARNISFGLDVLPRKQRPDRAAIAARVQDPLELIQLPHLADARPDQLSGGQRQRVALARALATEPKLLLLDEPFGALDPIVRRTIRRWLRELHDKLGLTTILVTHDHEEALDIADRLVVMQDGRIVQDADAGTLNTSPQTPFVMQFLGETLEFAGEIQNGQFIPENTDALPFPVTDKIGKTTVFIRPCDVLFVSGKGAAHILSRSRNPNGLYHYAVQTTQKVLDITTPMPTEISEGEQFGLDISHGKIFSNLP, from the coding sequence ATGAGCGTTAACCTGCACTCTTTTACACAATATGCTCCTGGTTCCTCCCGCAAGATTTTGGATGATATTAATCTGACAGTTGAAGACGGTGCCTTTATTGCATTGGTTGGCCCTTCTGGCGCTGGCAAAACATCTTTACTCCGCGCTATTGGCGGCCTCTCCCCAGTATATGAAGGGCAGTTATTGATTGATGACCTCCCCATCGGTCATTCTGATCTTCCAAAACGTAAAACTGGCTTTGTTTTCCAGAACTATGCACTGTTCAGGCATATGAGTGTGGCGCGCAATATTTCCTTTGGGCTTGATGTTTTACCACGCAAGCAGCGCCCAGATCGCGCAGCTATTGCAGCCCGCGTACAAGATCCTCTGGAACTTATTCAACTTCCACATTTGGCAGATGCCCGTCCAGATCAGCTTTCTGGTGGGCAACGGCAACGCGTTGCCTTGGCACGCGCTCTTGCAACAGAACCTAAGCTGCTCCTGTTGGATGAACCATTTGGAGCACTGGACCCGATTGTACGCCGCACCATCCGCCGCTGGTTAAGAGAACTGCATGATAAGCTGGGGCTTACTACCATTCTGGTTACGCACGATCATGAAGAAGCCCTGGATATTGCAGACAGACTTGTAGTCATGCAAGACGGCCGCATTGTGCAGGATGCTGATGCCGGCACGCTCAACACATCTCCGCAAACACCGTTTGTCATGCAGTTTCTGGGTGAAACACTGGAATTTGCAGGAGAAATACAGAATGGGCAGTTTATCCCTGAAAATACTGATGCCCTGCCATTTCCGGTAACTGACAAGATTGGCAAAACAACAGTATTTATCCGCCCTTGCGATGTGCTGTTTGTAAGCGGCAAAGGTGCTGCTCATATTCTTTCTCGCAGCCGCAACCCCAATGGGCTGTATCACTATGCTGTGCAGACCACCCAAAAGGTACTTGATATTACAACACCAATGCCAACAGAAATTTCTGAAGGTGAACAATTCGGGTTGGACATTTCACACGGCAAAATCTTCTCAAATCTTCCGTAA
- the cysW gene encoding sulfate ABC transporter permease subunit CysW, whose product MTTTRFSISRLILCGCSYAVVLLMLLLPLVLIFTEALRQGVHAAVSALLEPDALSAMRLTAFVTVIVTVTNTLGGIAAAWCLTKYSFMGKRFLITLIELPISVSPVIAGLIWLLLFGQEGWWGNWLAAHNMQIAFAVPGIVLATLFVTFPYVTRTLMPYMEQQGRDAEEAAFLLGANFWQTLWQVTLPDARWALLSGILLTTARAIGEFGAVSVVSGHIPGVTETMPLHIETLYNGYQTVAAFSMAALLALCAMSTVLLRTIFEHSFRKQPS is encoded by the coding sequence ATGACAACCACGCGCTTTTCCATAAGCCGCCTTATTCTCTGCGGGTGCAGTTATGCTGTTGTGCTGCTTATGCTTCTGCTACCGCTTGTGCTCATTTTTACAGAAGCACTCAGGCAAGGGGTACATGCTGCCGTATCTGCATTGCTGGAACCAGACGCTCTGTCTGCTATGCGGTTAACCGCGTTTGTTACTGTAATTGTTACCGTTACAAACACTCTCGGCGGTATTGCCGCAGCATGGTGCCTGACAAAATATTCTTTTATGGGCAAACGCTTTCTCATCACGCTGATAGAGCTTCCTATCAGCGTGTCTCCCGTCATTGCTGGCCTGATATGGCTTTTGCTGTTTGGGCAGGAAGGCTGGTGGGGCAATTGGTTAGCTGCCCATAATATGCAAATTGCCTTTGCTGTGCCTGGCATCGTGCTGGCCACCCTGTTTGTTACCTTCCCTTATGTCACGCGCACTCTTATGCCCTACATGGAACAACAAGGACGCGATGCAGAAGAAGCGGCATTTTTGCTAGGTGCAAATTTCTGGCAAACCTTGTGGCAAGTTACCCTGCCAGATGCGCGCTGGGCGCTACTATCTGGCATTCTGCTTACCACTGCCCGTGCCATTGGTGAGTTTGGGGCCGTTTCTGTTGTTTCAGGCCATATCCCAGGCGTTACAGAAACGATGCCGCTGCATATCGAAACACTTTATAATGGATACCAAACAGTAGCCGCCTTCAGCATGGCCGCACTTCTTGCCCTATGTGCCATGAGCACAGTTCTGCTTCGCACAATATTTGAGCATTCTTTTAGGAAACAGCCTTCATGA
- the cysT gene encoding sulfate ABC transporter permease subunit CysT yields MFFLRRHTLPGFPLTFGITLLWVGLLVILPLLALIVRPWQDGTAAILQTLHDTRVFAAFRVSFGCALFAALLDLPLGILLAWTLVRLRPPGYKIINACIDLPFAIPTAVTGITLATLYGPNGWMGKLLVHAGLQVAFTPTGIVIALMFVGLPFLVRTIEPVLQNFPSEVEEAAFLLGATPFQKFYRVILPAILPATLSGFGLAFARCIGEYGSVIFIAGNQPFRSEIVPLLIVMRLQEFDYSGATTIAVMLLLTALICLGGVSFLRLRVSRGLVMEDVK; encoded by the coding sequence ATGTTTTTTCTGCGCCGCCATACTCTGCCCGGCTTTCCGCTTACCTTTGGCATCACGCTTTTATGGGTAGGATTGCTTGTTATTCTGCCCCTGCTAGCCCTTATTGTACGCCCTTGGCAGGATGGTACGGCTGCCATCTTGCAAACCCTGCATGATACCCGGGTATTTGCAGCCTTTCGTGTCAGCTTTGGTTGTGCGCTGTTTGCTGCTTTGCTTGATCTGCCCTTAGGCATTTTGTTGGCGTGGACATTGGTAAGGCTTCGTCCACCGGGTTACAAAATCATCAATGCATGCATTGATCTACCTTTTGCTATCCCCACAGCAGTAACAGGCATTACGCTTGCCACTTTGTACGGACCCAATGGCTGGATGGGAAAGCTGTTAGTACATGCAGGCCTACAAGTAGCCTTTACGCCAACCGGTATTGTCATTGCCCTCATGTTTGTGGGCCTACCGTTTCTGGTACGTACTATTGAGCCTGTATTACAGAATTTTCCATCAGAGGTAGAAGAAGCAGCCTTCTTGCTTGGGGCTACACCTTTTCAGAAATTTTACCGTGTCATTCTACCAGCCATTCTTCCCGCAACATTAAGCGGGTTTGGGTTAGCCTTTGCCCGCTGCATTGGTGAATACGGCTCCGTTATTTTTATTGCTGGCAATCAGCCTTTCCGCAGTGAAATCGTCCCCCTGCTCATTGTTATGCGCCTGCAGGAATTCGATTATTCTGGCGCAACAACTATTGCTGTGATGCTGCTGCTAACCGCTTTGATTTGCCTAGGAGGTGTAAGTTTCTTGCGTCTACGCGTTTCACGCGGGCTTGTTATGGAAGATGTCAAATGA